Proteins from one Caloramator mitchellensis genomic window:
- a CDS encoding PHP domain-containing protein: MLNKGDFHVHSNASDGKYSPTEIIILSKINGLDVIAIADHNTTSGISEAIEAGKKYDVSVIPAVELSTRFNNESVHLLGYFKNNMYQDDTFKEILHLIKLHRYKKAKKILENFINIEIKEGALSVLEGINLLKSFGASVVLAHPMRISNNNINQILKLPFDGIEAKYSNTNLRTTFYFITLALTRFSFYTAGSDFHSVKSKNSKHSFIGTVYLNNSEIEIFLNKSGAMILK, from the coding sequence ATGTTAAATAAAGGCGATTTTCATGTTCATTCTAATGCTTCTGACGGTAAGTATAGCCCTACTGAAATAATTATTTTATCTAAAATAAATGGATTAGATGTAATTGCAATTGCTGATCATAATACGACATCAGGGATATCAGAAGCAATAGAAGCAGGTAAAAAATACGATGTCTCAGTAATTCCAGCTGTTGAACTTTCAACTAGATTTAATAATGAAAGCGTTCATCTATTAGGTTACTTTAAAAATAATATGTATCAGGATGACACATTTAAAGAAATATTACATCTCATTAAATTGCATAGATATAAAAAAGCAAAAAAAATATTAGAAAACTTTATAAACATAGAAATTAAAGAAGGAGCATTATCTGTTCTTGAAGGAATAAATTTATTAAAATCATTTGGTGCATCAGTTGTTTTAGCTCATCCTATGAGAATTTCAAATAATAACATTAATCAAATACTTAAATTACCCTTTGACGGTATTGAAGCTAAATACTCAAACACTAACTTAAGAACAACATTTTATTTTATAACTCTTGCATTGACAAGATTCTCATTTTATACGGCAGGTTCGGATTTTCATTCGGTTAAAAGTAAAAATTCAAAACACAGCTTCATTGGAACAGTTTATCTTAACAATAGTGAAATTGAGATATTTCTAAATAAATCTGGAGCAATGATTCTTAAATAA
- a CDS encoding MFS transporter, with translation MKLNKTEKSWVLYDWANSAYSMTVTSTILPLYFKMITDNAGIEKNISTAYWGYANSLGTLLLAILAPILGTIADYRGYKKRFFRFFFMMGVLSTALLAVPKDAWLALLVIYFITLIGFSGANIFYDAFLVDVTDEDRMDRVSTMGYALGYIGSTIPFIICIAIIILAQFNKIPLNVETASRISFIITAVWWGVFTIPMLKNVKQIHFVEIEKNPVVSSFRRIYKTFKEIKKHKTIFVFLIAYFFYIDGVDTIIKMATAYGSDLGISSTSLLIILLATQFVAFPFAILYGKLAEKYTGKFMLFVAIGVYVIICIYAYFIKTALDFWILAMLVGTSQGGIQALSRSYFGKLVPKENSNEFFGFYNIFGKFAAIMGPFLVGIVAQLTGKTNNGVFSIIVLFIIGGFMLVKVPVNRTEDSSLNI, from the coding sequence ATGAAGCTTAATAAGACTGAAAAGAGTTGGGTGCTTTACGACTGGGCGAATTCTGCTTATTCTATGACTGTAACATCTACTATTTTACCTTTATATTTTAAGATGATTACCGATAATGCTGGTATAGAGAAGAACATATCAACTGCCTACTGGGGCTATGCAAATTCACTTGGAACATTGCTTCTTGCAATTTTAGCACCTATATTAGGAACTATTGCAGATTATAGGGGATATAAGAAAAGATTTTTCAGATTCTTTTTTATGATGGGAGTTTTGTCAACTGCCCTATTGGCAGTTCCAAAGGATGCTTGGCTGGCTCTTCTTGTCATATATTTTATAACTTTAATAGGATTTTCAGGAGCAAACATATTTTACGATGCCTTTTTAGTTGATGTAACTGACGAGGACAGAATGGACAGGGTATCGACTATGGGATATGCACTTGGATATATAGGAAGCACAATACCATTTATAATCTGCATTGCAATAATAATACTTGCACAATTTAATAAAATACCTTTGAATGTTGAGACAGCATCAAGAATTTCATTTATTATAACAGCTGTTTGGTGGGGAGTTTTTACAATTCCAATGCTTAAAAATGTTAAACAAATTCATTTTGTTGAGATAGAAAAAAATCCTGTTGTTTCAAGCTTTAGAAGGATTTATAAGACATTTAAAGAGATTAAAAAGCATAAAACAATATTTGTTTTTCTTATTGCCTACTTTTTCTATATCGATGGAGTAGATACAATAATTAAAATGGCTACAGCCTATGGTTCGGATCTTGGCATAAGCTCAACAAGCCTTCTTATAATACTGCTTGCAACTCAGTTTGTTGCTTTCCCCTTTGCAATACTTTATGGTAAGCTTGCAGAAAAATATACTGGTAAATTTATGTTGTTTGTTGCAATTGGAGTTTATGTTATAATTTGCATTTATGCATATTTTATAAAAACTGCTTTAGATTTTTGGATACTTGCAATGCTTGTTGGAACTTCACAGGGCGGAATACAAGCCCTTAGCCGCTCATATTTTGGTAAGTTAGTTCCAAAGGAAAACTCTAACGAATTCTTTGGTTTTTATAATATTTTCGGAAAGTTTGCGGCTATTATGGGGCCTTTCTTAGTAGGAATTGTAGCCCAGTTAACAGGGAAGACAAACAATGGAGTTTTTAGCATAATAGTTCTATTTATAATTGGAGGATTTATGCTTGTAAAGGTTCCTGTAAATAGAACTGAGGATAGCTCCTTGAATATATGA
- a CDS encoding beta-propeller domain-containing protein has product MNEDREKINLSSLDSIKVTSELKHKTIERCKGRGASMMSIWKILSSKAAVAFALVLAVTVSTTSIMINKSKTVGNSNDYSMERLKSKEQLVSMLDKVYKNNGPGTRDLYLGAEMAKTAADSNSHSKTNVQVEGVDEADIIKTDGKYIYSINQYKNELLIFKANGRAELVKRFNPKEFLNGKEVAEYNKDYQREIYVREMFIYEKEDKKYLVVMSSVNRFKPINQSTGGQEIQPLTKDAKIGILPYRYGIDTTLVSIIDISDLEAFKTVKQFEVSGGLMSSRVNGSKLYMVTNKWTDFYFYKQEKQGDILPFYIEHGDNSYKSEIKPENIMYNKNNVDSNFTVIAQINLDELKLNTQAILGNFDNMYMSKDSLYLTSLRGEEIKADSQNGNDAAVAYYKNKTIIYKFNLKDEVEYVAHAAADGFIINQFSMDEYDGYFRVATTEDTYSEKIMHTTNSLYIFDKNMNITGSIKDIAPEERIYSTRFVGDKLYMVTFKQVDPLFVIDLKNPRQPKILGLLKIPGYSTYLHPLDDKNLIGFGMDTGNLGERVVNKGMKIALFDISDMENPKEKAKLEIGGKGTYSESLYNHKALTVYDKYNLYAFDLFETRDDDSYMPSFRGLALLRIQENGIKLLGKISHADLVEKNENGDYYFMDYGYRAVFIENYMYVVSNVGISVMNLDDMSTVQREKI; this is encoded by the coding sequence ATGAATGAAGATAGGGAAAAAATAAATTTAAGCAGTTTAGATAGCATAAAGGTCACTTCTGAGTTAAAACATAAAACAATAGAAAGATGTAAGGGGAGGGGAGCAAGTATGATGAGTATATGGAAGATTCTTTCATCTAAGGCAGCAGTTGCATTTGCTCTTGTTTTAGCAGTAACCGTCAGCACAACTTCGATAATGATAAATAAATCTAAGACGGTTGGAAATTCAAATGACTATTCTATGGAGAGATTAAAAAGTAAAGAGCAGCTTGTAAGCATGCTTGACAAAGTATATAAAAATAATGGACCAGGAACAAGGGATTTATATTTAGGCGCTGAAATGGCAAAGACCGCAGCTGATTCAAATAGCCATTCTAAAACAAACGTCCAGGTTGAAGGGGTAGATGAGGCGGATATTATAAAAACAGATGGAAAGTATATATATTCTATTAATCAATACAAAAACGAGCTTTTGATTTTTAAGGCAAATGGCAGGGCTGAATTAGTTAAAAGGTTTAACCCAAAGGAGTTTTTAAATGGAAAAGAGGTTGCGGAATACAATAAAGACTACCAGAGGGAAATTTATGTAAGAGAAATGTTTATTTACGAAAAGGAAGATAAAAAATACCTTGTTGTTATGTCTTCGGTAAATAGATTTAAGCCAATAAATCAATCAACCGGTGGTCAAGAGATTCAACCTTTAACAAAGGATGCTAAGATAGGGATATTGCCCTACAGATATGGTATAGATACAACACTAGTTTCAATTATAGATATATCAGACCTAGAGGCGTTTAAGACTGTAAAGCAGTTTGAAGTTTCAGGAGGTTTAATGTCAAGCAGAGTAAATGGAAGTAAGCTTTATATGGTAACGAATAAATGGACTGACTTTTACTTCTATAAGCAGGAAAAGCAGGGAGATATTCTGCCATTCTATATTGAACATGGAGATAATTCATATAAATCAGAAATTAAGCCGGAAAATATAATGTATAACAAGAATAATGTTGATTCAAATTTTACTGTAATTGCTCAAATTAATCTTGATGAGCTAAAATTAAACACTCAGGCTATACTTGGAAATTTTGACAATATGTATATGTCAAAGGATAGTTTATATCTGACATCCTTAAGAGGAGAGGAAATAAAGGCCGATTCACAAAACGGCAATGACGCAGCAGTAGCTTATTATAAAAATAAGACTATAATTTATAAGTTCAATTTAAAGGATGAAGTTGAATATGTAGCACATGCTGCAGCAGATGGGTTTATAATAAATCAATTTTCAATGGATGAATATGACGGTTATTTTAGAGTTGCAACTACAGAAGATACGTATTCTGAAAAAATTATGCATACAACAAACAGTTTATATATATTCGATAAGAATATGAACATTACAGGAAGCATTAAGGATATAGCACCTGAGGAGAGAATCTATTCAACAAGATTTGTTGGTGATAAACTTTATATGGTAACATTCAAACAGGTCGACCCATTATTTGTGATTGACCTTAAGAATCCAAGACAACCAAAGATATTAGGTCTTTTAAAGATACCGGGATACAGCACCTACCTTCATCCATTAGATGATAAAAACTTGATAGGATTTGGGATGGATACAGGGAATTTAGGCGAAAGAGTTGTTAATAAGGGAATGAAGATAGCTCTGTTTGATATATCAGATATGGAAAATCCAAAGGAAAAGGCAAAATTAGAAATAGGGGGAAAAGGAACCTACTCAGAATCACTTTATAACCATAAGGCTTTAACAGTTTATGACAAATACAATCTTTATGCCTTTGACTTGTTTGAAACAAGGGATGATGATTCATATATGCCTTCCTTTAGAGGATTAGCACTTTTAAGGATACAAGAAAATGGGATAAAACTTTTAGGTAAGATATCACACGCAGACCTTGTTGAGAAAAATGAAAATGGAGACTATTATTTTATGGACTACGGTTACAGGGCAGTGTTTATTGAAAATTATATGTATGTTGTTTCTAATGTGGGAATAAGCGTAATGAATTTGGATGATATGAGCACGGTTCAAAGGGAAAAGATATAA
- a CDS encoding sigma-70 family RNA polymerase sigma factor: MADQQKDARASRIESLIDKYGDDVLRVCYVYTKDYSAAQDLFQEVFIKVYNKLDSFRGESNEKTWIIQIAINTCKDYLKSAWIKRIVSFEFNEENEASSNTERSVIENIEKQEIMKSVLKLSSKLREVILLYYYFGYSSSEIAKITGVTESAVRSRLMRAREDLKQFLEEGGRSI, translated from the coding sequence GTGGCTGATCAGCAAAAAGATGCTCGAGCAAGCAGGATAGAAAGTTTGATTGATAAATACGGGGATGATGTTTTGAGAGTGTGCTATGTCTATACAAAGGATTATTCAGCGGCACAGGATTTGTTTCAGGAAGTATTTATCAAGGTTTATAATAAATTAGACAGCTTCAGGGGAGAATCCAATGAAAAAACATGGATTATCCAGATTGCTATAAATACGTGTAAGGATTATTTGAAAAGTGCATGGATAAAAAGAATTGTTTCGTTTGAATTTAACGAAGAAAATGAAGCTAGCTCAAATACTGAAAGAAGTGTTATAGAAAATATTGAGAAACAGGAGATAATGAAATCGGTGCTAAAATTATCTTCTAAATTAAGGGAAGTGATTTTGCTTTATTATTATTTTGGATATAGCAGCAGTGAAATAGCAAAGATAACAGGTGTTACAGAATCGGCAGTAAGAAGCAGGCTCATGCGTGCAAGGGAGGACCTTAAGCAATTTTTAGAAGAAGGAGGTCGCAGCATATGA
- a CDS encoding competence/damage-inducible protein A encodes MICEIISIGTELLMGDIINTNAQYIANRLKELGIFVYYQTVVGDNEERLKKAFEIAYSRSDMVITTGGLGPTKDDLSKEVAAKFFDKRLVLDQNSLNKIEAYFAKRNLKLTESNKKQAFIIEGGLALVNDFGTAPGMFYEDNSGKILIMMPGPPREMVPMFENQVVPLLEPLCEDKLFSSVIRICGIGESFVEDRIIDLIENQTNPTIAPYVKEGEVTLRITARAKDEKEAEKLLSPVKNEIKNRLKGFVYGEGNTSLEDVVGKLLIEKGLKLSIAESCTGGMITSRLVNFPGISASLVEGVVTYSNESKVNRLNVSEETLKNYGAVSKECAMEMAKGVALSSGADIGISTTGIAGPAGGTAEKPVGLVYLGLYYNGITKWKELRLSGDRHRIRTLSTVNALHWLINELKGLERE; translated from the coding sequence ATGATTTGCGAGATTATTTCAATTGGAACAGAGCTTTTGATGGGGGATATTATAAATACTAATGCCCAATATATAGCTAATAGGTTAAAGGAGCTTGGAATATTTGTATATTATCAGACTGTAGTAGGCGATAATGAAGAAAGGCTTAAAAAGGCGTTTGAAATTGCTTATTCAAGAAGCGATATGGTTATAACAACTGGAGGACTTGGCCCTACTAAAGATGACTTATCAAAGGAAGTTGCTGCCAAATTTTTTGATAAAAGATTAGTTTTAGACCAAAATTCTCTTAATAAAATAGAAGCTTATTTTGCCAAAAGGAATCTGAAGTTAACAGAATCTAATAAAAAACAGGCATTTATTATTGAAGGTGGATTAGCACTTGTAAATGACTTTGGAACAGCACCAGGGATGTTCTATGAAGATAACAGTGGTAAAATATTGATTATGATGCCGGGACCTCCGAGGGAAATGGTTCCAATGTTTGAAAATCAAGTAGTTCCTCTATTGGAGCCTCTTTGTGAGGATAAACTTTTTTCAAGTGTAATAAGAATCTGTGGAATTGGAGAGAGCTTTGTTGAAGATAGGATAATTGATCTAATAGAAAATCAAACAAATCCTACAATTGCTCCTTATGTAAAAGAAGGAGAAGTTACATTAAGAATTACGGCAAGGGCAAAGGATGAAAAAGAAGCAGAAAAATTATTGTCACCTGTAAAGAATGAAATAAAAAACAGGCTTAAAGGTTTTGTATATGGGGAAGGGAATACAAGCCTTGAAGACGTTGTGGGTAAACTTTTAATTGAAAAGGGATTAAAACTTTCTATAGCGGAATCTTGCACAGGAGGGATGATAACATCAAGGTTAGTTAACTTTCCTGGAATTTCAGCTTCTTTGGTAGAAGGAGTTGTAACCTATAGCAATGAATCAAAGGTAAATAGGCTAAATGTAAGTGAAGAAACTTTAAAAAATTATGGAGCCGTTAGTAAAGAATGTGCTATGGAGATGGCAAAGGGTGTTGCTTTATCTTCAGGTGCTGATATAGGAATTTCAACTACAGGGATTGCAGGCCCTGCAGGTGGAACAGCAGAAAAACCTGTTGGGCTTGTGTATTTAGGTTTATATTACAACGGAATAACTAAGTGGAAGGAATTAAGACTCTCGGGAGATAGACATAGGATTAGAACGCTATCAACTGTGAATGCGCTTCATTGGCTTATAAATGAACTAAAGGGATTGGAGAGGGAATGA
- a CDS encoding (2Fe-2S)-binding protein encodes MDEKLNADIMDKLTKVCLCKGIPRSSIKKAILEGADTLEKVQRKTGAGSGGCGGKRCTPKILELLEQHNNGEW; translated from the coding sequence ATGGACGAAAAGCTTAATGCTGATATTATGGATAAATTAACCAAGGTATGCCTATGCAAAGGAATTCCAAGGTCTAGTATAAAGAAGGCGATTTTAGAAGGTGCTGATACTCTTGAAAAGGTTCAAAGAAAAACAGGAGCAGGTTCAGGAGGATGCGGTGGAAAAAGGTGCACTCCCAAGATACTCGAATTGTTAGAGCAGCATAACAATGGGGAGTGGTAA
- a CDS encoding ectonucleotide pyrophosphatase/phosphodiesterase, producing the protein MGGTRFKNLIIISFDAVCKDDYDYLITLPNFSEFLKGSNNTFDVESVYPTLTYPVHVSMMTGKLPNEHGVVNNTLIQPNRRRPDWYWYRKYVKSDTIYDAARRKGLVTAALLWPVTAKADIKYHMPEIFANRPWQNQITISLSSGSLFYQIDLVRRFGHLFNSFNQPDLDNFVLECSLYTIKKYKPNLMLIHFTDADTQKHKFGAKSKEALEALKRHDIRLSKIRQAIEDAGISKDTVLCILGDHGSLDVDKEIRLNKLFSERGLIKQDNRGRIIDYDAYLKSCDGSAYVYLKEENQRLKDSVLKVIDEFSRYNSGAIERVFTKEDSKTLGFDSGAFLMLEAGDKYSFSSKNFGDLITQSNYKAVHGQLPYKHKTFFALSNNEFDMKNIKKITDFSKVFESILGIKLQG; encoded by the coding sequence ATGGGGGGGACAAGGTTTAAAAATCTGATAATAATTTCATTTGATGCGGTTTGTAAAGATGATTATGATTATTTAATCACTTTACCAAATTTCAGTGAGTTTTTGAAGGGGTCTAATAATACCTTTGATGTAGAGTCTGTTTATCCAACTCTTACTTATCCAGTTCATGTCAGTATGATGACAGGAAAACTTCCTAATGAGCATGGAGTTGTTAACAATACATTGATACAACCGAATAGAAGAAGACCAGACTGGTATTGGTATAGAAAATATGTAAAATCGGATACAATTTATGATGCAGCAAGAAGAAAGGGGCTTGTAACTGCAGCACTACTTTGGCCGGTTACAGCTAAAGCAGACATAAAATACCATATGCCTGAAATTTTTGCAAATCGTCCATGGCAAAATCAAATCACTATTTCATTATCTTCTGGAAGCTTGTTTTATCAAATAGACCTTGTAAGACGTTTTGGACATCTTTTCAATTCTTTTAACCAACCTGATTTAGACAACTTTGTTCTTGAATGTTCATTGTATACTATTAAAAAATATAAACCCAATTTGATGCTAATCCATTTTACAGATGCGGATACTCAAAAGCATAAATTTGGAGCAAAGTCTAAAGAGGCTTTGGAGGCATTGAAAAGGCATGATATTAGACTTTCAAAGATAAGACAGGCAATCGAGGATGCAGGCATATCAAAGGACACTGTATTGTGCATTCTTGGAGACCACGGTAGTTTAGATGTAGATAAGGAAATAAGACTAAATAAACTTTTTTCAGAACGGGGATTGATAAAGCAGGATAATAGAGGAAGGATAATAGATTATGATGCCTATTTAAAATCCTGCGATGGTTCGGCTTATGTTTATTTAAAAGAGGAAAATCAACGATTAAAAGATAGTGTGCTAAAAGTTATTGATGAGTTTAGCAGATATAATAGTGGAGCCATTGAAAGAGTATTTACAAAAGAAGATTCTAAAACGTTGGGGTTTGACAGTGGAGCCTTTTTAATGCTCGAAGCAGGGGATAAATACAGTTTTTCAAGTAAGAACTTTGGAGACTTGATTACGCAATCGAACTATAAAGCTGTTCATGGACAGCTTCCCTATAAACATAAAACGTTTTTTGCCTTAAGCAATAATGAATTTGATATGAAAAATATCAAGAAGATAACTGATTTTAGCAAAGTTTTTGAGTCTATACTTGGGATAAAATTACAAGGATAG